In a single window of the Magnolia sinica isolate HGM2019 chromosome 7, MsV1, whole genome shotgun sequence genome:
- the LOC131252078 gene encoding multiple organellar RNA editing factor 6, mitochondrial-like encodes MVLLLPTAIRTPLSPILSPPKSKINKLLLLSNTTTSFKTNFPSSNLFPTKTPKTPIPIHVSINGPSSSSPSPSSSSSSSSTATTTSDFESGASQCTHWMVVMDKPPDGVSSKSDVVDYYVRTLANVLGSEKEAQMCIYDASWETHFGFCCDIDEETSRRLFGMLQTTISRFVLSVENVLFDLFLI; translated from the exons ATGGTGCTCCTCCTCCCGACCGCCATCCGTACTCCCTTATCTCCCATCCTATCTCCTCCCAAATCCAAGATAAACAAACTTCTCCTCCTTTCTAACACCACCACCTCCTTCAAAACCAATTTCCCCTCTTCCAATCTCTTCCCCACCAAAACCCCAAAGACTCCCATTCCAATCCATGTCTCCATCAatggcccatcatcatcatcaccatcaccatcatcatcatcatcatcatcatcaacggcTACAACTACATCTGATTTCGAGTCTGGTGCTTCTCAATGCACCCATTGGATGGTGGTCATGGACAAACCCCCAGATGGGGTTTCTTCAAAATCCGACGTCGTGGACTATTACGTCAGGACGTTAGCTAATGTTTTAGGAAG tGAGAAGGAAGCGCAGATGTGCATTTATGACGCTTCTTGGGAGACTCACTTTGGTTTTTGTTGTGATATTGATGAGGAGACTTCTCGACGCCTTTTTGGTATGCTTCAGACAACAATTTCCAGATTTGTTCTTTCAGTTGAGAATGTTCTTTTTGATTTGTTCCTCATATAG
- the LOC131251362 gene encoding small ribosomal subunit protein cS23-like: protein MATIQFLGASATRSLPPYEGLHLSMVRVSSVGPCNVGLNRRHFQGLVVRAITVDAPKKIGVVVKLIEKPRLVLKFIWLEKNIGLALDQVIPGHGTIPLSPYYFWPRKDAWEELKTKLENKPWISQKRMIILLIQATDIINLWQQGGGNLSYIFLF, encoded by the exons ATGGCTACTATACAGTTCCTGGGTGCTTCTGCAACAAGGAGCTTGCCACCTTATGAAGGACTCCACCTGTCCATGGTTAGGGTTTCTTCGGTCGGGCCTTGCAATGTAGGGCTCAACAGGAGGCATTTCCAAGGTCTTGTTGTTAGGGCCATTACCGTTGATGCCCCAAAG AAGATTGGGGTGGTAGTGAAGCTGATTGAGAAACCAAGGCTGGTTCTGAAATTCATCTGGCTGGAGAAGAACATTGGTCTTGCCCTTGATCAGGTCATACCGGGCCATGGCACCATCCCTCTCAGTCCTTACTATTTCTGGCCAAGAAAAGATGCATGGGAAGAACTCAAAACTAAACTAGAGAATAAGCCATGGATTTCTCAGAAGAGGATGATTATCCTTCTTATTCAGGCCACTGATATCATCAATTTGTGGCAACAGGGTGGTGGGAATTTGTCGTATATCTTCTTGTTTTGA